The following nucleotide sequence is from Takifugu flavidus isolate HTHZ2018 chromosome 4, ASM371156v2, whole genome shotgun sequence.
atgagacagagggacagaagtTCCTGAAGGGAAGCAGCCAACCCAATGGAAACATGCACCGTAATCTGATGTTATTGATCCCTGCAGGTGAACAGGTAGCCTTTTTTAGGTTCTTTTCATACATGCTGCAacttaaacaacaacaacaacaacgcgtCCAGAAGCACCTATGACATCATCCTCTCGCAGTCAGGTGGTATCACTTTTGTTTGCGCTCCACTTTCCAGTTTACTTTCCTTCTTAGTCTTTTTTAACTCATCTCGATGTGGCATTTAATCCCAAATCAGAGGTTTTGGAATATTCTGCTATTGGCAAACCTGATTTTAGAGCACACAACAGCATAGCAGCagtaaaggtgtgtgtgcgtgtgtgtgtgtgtgtgtgtgtgtgtgtgtgtgtgtgcgtgtgtgtgtgtgtgtgtgtgtgtgtgtgtgttgctgcgtCTCTCCTGCTGTTCCAGTTTTCTGAGGTTTAGTTCAACAGCCGTTTTAACTGCACCTAAAGGGACGTGAGAGGGAACGCGTCCCGCCCGCGTCTCCGCTCCCACACCCTTAAACACACAGTGAACGCATCACGGCGGCTCTTTCTGAAGCTCCAGGTGGGCCTGAGGGAGGGTTAGAAACATCCTCGCGCAGCATTCTGCTCCGTCTGCTGGATCTACCGGTCAATCATGAGGGGTCTTGAACACGTTTGCCCCCGTTAAACTGGACTAAATCTATATTTGAACCACTCGAAATGAAAGAAAGCGGCCCCCGATGAGGCCCTCTCGCCTTTAAACATGGATATAGCCGTATTTAGAATGCTGGCGTCAGGGCGGAGGGCTCCGTCTGGTGCTGGCACGGACGCTCCAGGCTCTGCCcgcacctccagcagcagccgtgCTGGTGGTGCCACCTTCGGCCGTCTCTTCCCGTGTGGAACGCCTGGCCGACGATGAGCtgaggggaaagaaagacgGTGATGGGGCAGCGGCATCGGCTGAAACGGGCACCAGAGACGTCAGTCGAAGACGCCAGTCACCTCGTCGCAGCCGCAGCAGCGAGGCCAGACGCTCTCGCAGTAGTGCCGCCCACAGAACAGCTTCTGATTGGCCCAGAAGTAAACCAGGTCCACCAGCCCCTGGCCGCACACCGAGCAGGCGAAGCAGCCGGGATGCCACAGGGCGCCGTGGTAGCCGGCGCGCTCCGCATAGACAGCCGGACTCTCCTTGGGAACGTCGCCCTGGCAACCGCTACAGCGCtacggagagagaggaaggcgGGGTCAGACTTTGGGGTAAATACCACCCCGCGTTGACCCCGGGGCGACCCCGCGTTGACCCCGGGGCGACCCCGCGTTGACTCACATATTCCGTCTTGGTGCTCTGGTGGGTTCCATTGGCGGAGCCGCCAGTAGAAGGGGGAGAGCCGTGGTCGGCGCCGTCTTTGAGCTGTCGTTGGGCGGCGGCTTCGCTCAGAGCTCCGCCCTCGCCAGGCAAGGCCACCTCGCCGacccccagcacctcctcttTGTAGCGCTTCACAaagagcagcagggaggaaatCTGCAAGAGGTCGAGAAGAGGTCAAATGACCACGAGGGAAGCGTCGCGCGCCACCGCTACGCGTTCACGG
It contains:
- the lmcd1 gene encoding LIM and cysteine-rich domains protein 1 isoform X1, yielding MDVSSATGKMCGQQRTGGASGCLGCNGCCSGFQPHPWSKACVTCGCSGVDHVPGGDAEDDQHMGRLLAGSPCSHLTTKVKGGGGLRTYKRNRMIVTNPVVSRKDPTFNTTTYDWAPAGLNQTLAMQFMQLIPEGQRPVAGTAGALQRRRKLLTQLPVYDQDPMKCQSLASEEEISSLLLFVKRYKEEVLGVGEVALPGEGGALSEAAAQRQLKDGADHGSPPSTGGSANGTHQSTKTEYRCSGCQGDVPKESPAVYAERAGYHGALWHPGCFACSVCGQGLVDLVYFWANQKLFCGRHYCESVWPRCCGCDELIVGQAFHTGRDGRRWHHQHGCCWRCGQSLERPCQHQTEPSALTPAF
- the lmcd1 gene encoding LIM and cysteine-rich domains protein 1 isoform X2 → MCGQQRTGGASGCLGCNGCCSGFQPHPWSKACVTCGCSGVDHVPGGDAEDDQHMGRLLAGSPCSHLTTKVKGGGGLRTYKRNRMIVTNPVVSRKDPTFNTTTYDWAPAGLNQTLAMQFMQLIPEGQRPVAGTAGALQRRRKLLTQLPVYDQDPMKCQSLASEEEISSLLLFVKRYKEEVLGVGEVALPGEGGALSEAAAQRQLKDGADHGSPPSTGGSANGTHQSTKTEYRCSGCQGDVPKESPAVYAERAGYHGALWHPGCFACSVCGQGLVDLVYFWANQKLFCGRHYCESVWPRCCGCDELIVGQAFHTGRDGRRWHHQHGCCWRCGQSLERPCQHQTEPSALTPAF